Proteins co-encoded in one Panulirus ornatus isolate Po-2019 chromosome 56, ASM3632096v1, whole genome shotgun sequence genomic window:
- the ND-B17.2 gene encoding NADH dehydrogenase [ubiquinone] 1 alpha subcomplex subunit 12: MATYFGLDKIAKAFRMIKNYGGIRATLYQLYRTNDLKDGILVGEDALGNKYYENKQLTLGRNRWVIYHPRVGTDYEGSMVPAEWFGWLHHMADKPPTEVPPTSYAWQSGHEENKTGTEDAYMPYSTTKPKIQAWIPPKSH, from the exons ATGGCCACTTACTTTGGACTCGACAAAATTGCAAAGGCATTCCGTATGATTAAGAATTACGGTGGAATCAGGGCGACACTATATCAACTATACAG GACAAATGACCTAAAAGATGGCATCCTTGTTGGTGAGGATGCTTTGGGCAACAAGTACTATGAAAACAAGCAGCTTACGCTAG gaagGAACCGATGGGTAATTTACCATCCACGAGTTGGTACAGATTATGAAGGATCAATGGTTCCTGCTGAATGGTTTGGATGGTTACACCATATGGCTGACAAGCCACCAACTGAG GTTCCCCCAACCAGTTATGCATGGCAGTCTGGACATGAGGAGAATAAAACTGGAACCGAAGATGCATATATGCCTTATTCTACCACAAAACCAAAAATTCAGGCATGGATTCCTCCAAAATCCCACtag